The following coding sequences are from one Kallotenue papyrolyticum window:
- the dnaK gene encoding molecular chaperone DnaK: protein MAKVIGIDLGTTNSVVAVVEGGDAQVIANAEGARTTPSVVAISKSGERTVGQVAKRQAITNPENTIFSIKRFMGRKLDDESVQRDRALVPYKLTAAPNGDVRVLLGGREYAPQEISAMILAKLKADAEAYLGAPVTQAVITVPAYFNESQRQATKDAGRIAGLEVLRIINEPTASALAYGFGEQAGNQTIAVYDLGGGTFDISILELGEGVFEVKATAGDTHLGGDDFDQRIIEWLIEEFKQAEGIDLSNDRVALQRLKEAAEKAKQELSTVMQSEINLPFISADASGPKHLQVTLSRAKLEQLTADLIERTLEPVRQALKDAGLRPGDIDEVILVGGQTRMPAVQAAVRKFFGKEPHKGVNPDEVVAIGAAIQGAVLAGEVKDVLLLDVTPLTLGIATRGGIMAPLIERNTTIPTRRSQIFSTATDNQTAVEIKVYQGERPMAADNKLLGTFELTGIRPAPRAVPQIEVTFDIDADGLLNVSAVDKETGRQQSITIRPSSGLSDSEIAEMIRQAEEHRAEDEARRERIAVQNQADSLIYTAERKLWRLSEQLDAATRDEIEFHLAGLRRALDGEDLSTIRARIAELAAALERLPDGPAAASNNGAAGDRSQDVSEDQVSA from the coding sequence ATGGCAAAGGTTATCGGTATCGATCTTGGCACCACCAACTCGGTGGTCGCCGTCGTCGAAGGCGGCGATGCACAGGTGATCGCCAACGCCGAGGGCGCGCGCACCACGCCCTCGGTGGTCGCCATCAGCAAGAGCGGCGAGCGTACCGTGGGCCAGGTGGCCAAGCGCCAGGCGATCACCAATCCCGAAAACACGATCTTTTCGATCAAACGCTTCATGGGGCGCAAGCTGGACGACGAGAGCGTCCAGCGCGACCGGGCGCTGGTGCCCTACAAACTAACCGCCGCGCCCAACGGCGATGTGCGCGTGCTACTGGGTGGCCGCGAGTACGCGCCGCAGGAGATCTCGGCGATGATCCTGGCCAAGCTCAAGGCCGATGCCGAGGCCTACCTGGGCGCGCCGGTGACCCAGGCGGTGATCACCGTGCCGGCCTACTTCAACGAGTCACAGCGCCAGGCCACCAAGGATGCCGGACGCATCGCCGGGCTGGAGGTGCTGCGCATCATCAACGAGCCAACCGCCTCGGCACTGGCCTACGGTTTCGGCGAGCAGGCCGGCAACCAAACTATTGCCGTCTACGACCTGGGTGGCGGCACCTTCGATATCTCGATCCTGGAGCTGGGCGAGGGCGTCTTTGAGGTTAAGGCCACCGCTGGCGATACGCACCTGGGCGGCGACGACTTCGACCAGCGCATCATCGAGTGGCTGATCGAGGAGTTTAAGCAGGCCGAAGGCATCGACCTGAGCAACGATCGCGTCGCCCTGCAGCGCCTCAAGGAAGCGGCCGAGAAGGCCAAGCAGGAGCTCTCGACGGTGATGCAGAGCGAGATCAACCTACCCTTCATCTCCGCCGACGCCAGCGGGCCCAAGCACCTGCAGGTAACGCTCAGTCGCGCCAAGCTGGAGCAGCTCACCGCCGATCTGATCGAGCGCACGCTGGAGCCGGTGCGCCAGGCGCTCAAAGATGCCGGCCTGCGCCCGGGTGATATCGATGAAGTGATTCTGGTGGGCGGCCAGACGCGCATGCCGGCGGTGCAGGCCGCGGTGCGCAAGTTCTTCGGCAAAGAGCCGCACAAGGGCGTCAATCCCGATGAGGTGGTGGCCATCGGCGCGGCGATCCAGGGCGCGGTGCTGGCGGGCGAGGTCAAGGATGTGCTGCTGCTAGACGTCACGCCGCTGACGCTGGGCATCGCTACGCGCGGCGGAATCATGGCGCCGCTGATCGAGCGCAACACCACCATTCCAACGCGCCGCTCGCAGATCTTCTCGACGGCTACCGACAACCAGACCGCCGTCGAGATCAAGGTCTATCAGGGTGAACGGCCCATGGCCGCCGACAACAAGCTGCTGGGCACCTTTGAGCTGACCGGCATCCGGCCCGCGCCGCGCGCCGTGCCGCAGATCGAGGTAACCTTCGACATCGACGCCGATGGGCTGCTCAACGTCTCGGCCGTGGATAAGGAGACCGGGCGCCAACAAAGCATTACCATCCGGCCATCGTCGGGGCTGAGCGACAGCGAGATCGCCGAGATGATCCGCCAGGCCGAAGAGCATCGCGCCGAAGACGAGGCCCGGCGCGAGCGCATTGCGGTGCAAAACCAAGCCGACAGCCTGATCTACACTGCCGAGCGCAAGCTCTGGCGCCTGAGCGAGCAGCTTGATGCAGCCACGCGCGACGAGATTGAGTTCCATCTGGCCGGCCTGCGCCGCGCGTTGGATGGCGAGGACCTAAGCACGATTCGCGCGCGCATCGCCGAGCTGGCCGCCGCCCTGGAGCGCCTACCGGATGGGCCGGCCGCGGCCTCGAACAACGGCGCTGCCGGCGACCGGTCACAGGATGTGTCTGAGGATCAGGTCAGTGCCTAG
- the dnaJ gene encoding molecular chaperone DnaJ, whose protein sequence is MAASTKRDYYEVLGVARTATAEEIKRAYRRLARQYHPDLNKEPDAEAKFKEINEAYEVLSDADKRAMYDRFGHQAVGGSAGGFDPFGGFGAGDIFSTIFDAFMGQGMRSSGPSAMRGADLRYHLQLEFEEAIFGTEKEITYQRLETCATCRGSGAEPGSDFVRCPKCNGQGEIRMRAPIFNMLTVVTCDQCGGTGRTVAVPCHTCRGEGRVRATRKVRVNIPPGVDSGLQLRLRGEGEAGVRGGPPGDLLVAISVKEHPLFQRDGDDIILELPVNIALAALGGEVSVPTLDGEETLHLPPGTQHAATFRLRGKGVPSLRGQGRGDQVVITRLVVPTRLTERQRELLQELASEWGNQPFEKRDGGWFSRLKDALGM, encoded by the coding sequence ATGGCAGCATCAACCAAACGCGATTACTACGAGGTCCTGGGCGTGGCGCGCACAGCCACCGCAGAGGAGATCAAGCGCGCCTACCGGCGCCTGGCGCGCCAGTACCATCCTGACCTCAACAAAGAGCCCGACGCCGAGGCCAAGTTCAAGGAGATCAACGAGGCCTACGAGGTACTCTCCGATGCCGACAAGCGAGCGATGTACGATCGCTTCGGCCATCAGGCGGTGGGCGGCAGCGCCGGCGGCTTCGATCCCTTCGGCGGCTTTGGCGCAGGCGATATCTTCTCGACGATCTTCGATGCCTTTATGGGCCAGGGCATGCGCAGCAGCGGGCCAAGCGCCATGCGCGGCGCCGACCTGCGCTACCACCTGCAGCTCGAGTTCGAGGAGGCGATCTTCGGCACCGAAAAGGAGATCACCTATCAGCGCCTGGAGACCTGCGCCACCTGCCGCGGCAGCGGCGCCGAGCCCGGCAGCGACTTCGTGCGCTGTCCCAAGTGCAACGGCCAGGGCGAGATCCGCATGCGCGCGCCGATCTTCAATATGCTGACGGTGGTCACCTGCGACCAGTGCGGCGGCACGGGGCGTACCGTGGCCGTGCCCTGCCACACCTGCCGCGGCGAAGGCCGTGTGCGCGCCACGCGCAAGGTGCGCGTCAACATCCCGCCGGGTGTCGATAGCGGGCTGCAGTTGCGCCTGCGCGGCGAGGGCGAGGCCGGCGTGCGCGGCGGTCCGCCCGGCGATCTGCTGGTGGCGATCAGCGTCAAGGAGCATCCGCTCTTCCAGCGCGATGGCGACGACATCATCCTCGAGTTGCCGGTCAACATCGCGCTGGCGGCGCTGGGCGGCGAGGTCAGCGTGCCAACCCTCGACGGCGAGGAGACGTTGCACCTCCCGCCAGGCACCCAGCACGCCGCCACCTTCCGGCTGCGCGGCAAGGGCGTGCCCTCGTTGCGCGGCCAGGGACGTGGCGATCAGGTGGTGATCACGCGGCTCGTGGTGCCGACCAGGCTCACCGAGCGCCAGCGCGAACTGTTGCAGGAGCTGGCCAGTGAGTGGGGCAACCAGCCCTTCGAAAAACGCGACGGGGGTTGGTTTTCGCGCCTCAAAGATGCCCTGGGCATGTAG
- the grpE gene encoding nucleotide exchange factor GrpE translates to MEEQYPQPPAAEQPTTEPAEQAAPAAEQPSDAAQVAELQARVQQLEQEVAQYKDQFLRAAADLKNYRRRTEEERASLIRNATAGLIMKLLPILDDFDLAMQHAPDEIRDHPWFAGIVGVQRKLQLVLESEGVKPIEALGQPFDPNYHDAVMHEDVGPEQAGKVLEDLRRGYMLHDRVIRPSMVKVGQER, encoded by the coding sequence ATGGAAGAACAATATCCGCAGCCACCCGCTGCCGAACAGCCCACAACCGAACCGGCCGAGCAGGCCGCTCCCGCAGCGGAACAGCCGAGCGACGCAGCACAGGTCGCGGAGCTGCAGGCACGGGTCCAGCAACTCGAACAGGAAGTTGCTCAGTATAAAGATCAGTTTCTGCGCGCCGCCGCCGACCTCAAGAACTACCGGCGGCGCACCGAAGAAGAACGCGCCAGCCTGATCCGCAACGCCACGGCCGGGCTGATCATGAAGCTGCTGCCGATCCTGGACGATTTCGACCTGGCCATGCAGCACGCGCCCGACGAGATTCGCGATCATCCCTGGTTTGCGGGCATCGTCGGCGTGCAGCGCAAGCTGCAACTGGTGTTGGAGAGCGAAGGCGTCAAGCCGATCGAGGCGCTTGGCCAACCCTTTGATCCCAACTACCATGACGCTGTCATGCACGAGGATGTCGGTCCGGAGCAGGCCGGCAAGGTGCTTGAAGATCTGCGGCGCGGCTACATGCTGCACGACCGCGTGATCCGGCCCAGCATGGTCAAAGTGGGACAGGAGCGCTAG
- a CDS encoding CopD family protein, giving the protein MRRLFWFFTLLVLVLLAPRPAAAHATLVESDPAPNAVLAEAPAVARLRFSEPLEPSYSRVVLTSAESGPIATAPSRVDPADPYVLLLELPPLAEGVYSLQWRTLSTADGHTMTGMVPFVIGDPAAANAPLVLPPAPPDPLAAPPLSDVAARWLTLLGLTLALGGLCFRLLVWQPTTLDASGAALFERVARRIEIGGGLLALLGASGALLLASATAGGDALTFALRSRVGLLLALRIALIGLLALVLISRDRRRAGVGLVVGSAALLTLSLLSHSAVSQGRDLSGRLMTISAIGFDLAHLLATCAWIGGLAALLATLLAARRAATRRSGALTQLVAHFTGMATAAVIVLATTGTFAALRHLSAISELWTTTYGRALSVKLGLFGLLLAVGGFNRWWLHPRLARGPEAAGLRTLRRSVGFEIGLSVVLLATVGLLTASPPPETSVAQAEGLTQRTRAGNTYLVLQIVRNDTAGDIYALTAYGLPPGVEPEAVIRASMPAHSEEITELQLARVEPNRWGARGALLTMPGQWHLETILRARGMDDVRHTFIIDTSLAPSSTTPSAGAPLWAVLLTLALMLTALSQLPIARRWQGRFQSSALLMVALAFGAATVPYYLTRAAERTNPLSPTPEVLAAGKAIYERSCASCHGLSGRGDGPAAATLPGLPADFTIPHFATHTDAQVFEWIKNGKPGTAMPAFGDQLSEEEIWQVITYLRELYRQAQP; this is encoded by the coding sequence ATGCGACGTCTCTTCTGGTTCTTCACGCTGCTGGTCCTGGTGCTGCTGGCGCCGCGACCGGCAGCGGCCCACGCCACGCTGGTGGAGTCGGATCCCGCGCCCAACGCGGTGCTGGCCGAAGCGCCCGCCGTGGCGCGGCTGCGCTTCAGCGAACCGCTCGAACCATCGTACAGCCGCGTGGTGCTCACCAGCGCCGAGAGCGGACCGATCGCCACAGCGCCGAGCCGCGTCGATCCCGCCGATCCCTACGTGCTGCTGCTGGAGCTGCCGCCGCTGGCCGAAGGCGTTTATAGCCTGCAGTGGCGCACGCTCTCCACCGCCGACGGCCACACCATGACCGGCATGGTGCCCTTTGTGATCGGCGATCCGGCAGCCGCCAACGCGCCCCTGGTGTTGCCCCCCGCGCCGCCCGACCCGCTGGCAGCCCCACCGCTGAGCGATGTCGCGGCGCGCTGGCTGACGCTGCTGGGGCTGACACTGGCGCTGGGTGGGCTCTGCTTTCGGCTGCTGGTCTGGCAGCCCACGACGCTGGACGCTTCGGGCGCGGCGCTGTTCGAGCGCGTTGCGCGGCGCATCGAGATCGGCGGCGGTCTGCTGGCGCTGCTGGGCGCGAGCGGCGCGCTGCTGCTGGCCAGCGCCACAGCGGGCGGCGATGCGCTCACGTTTGCGCTCCGCTCGCGCGTCGGCCTGCTGCTGGCGTTGCGCATCGCGCTGATCGGCCTGCTGGCGCTGGTTTTGATCAGTCGCGACCGGCGTCGCGCCGGGGTTGGCCTGGTGGTGGGCAGCGCCGCGCTGCTGACGCTAAGTCTGCTGAGCCATAGCGCGGTGAGTCAGGGTCGCGATCTGAGCGGCAGGCTCATGACCATCAGCGCGATCGGCTTCGATCTGGCACACCTGCTGGCGACCTGTGCCTGGATCGGCGGGCTGGCCGCGCTGTTGGCGACACTGCTGGCAGCCCGCCGCGCCGCCACCCGCCGTAGTGGCGCGTTGACGCAGCTGGTGGCGCACTTCACCGGCATGGCCACCGCAGCGGTGATCGTGCTGGCGACCACCGGCACCTTTGCGGCGCTGCGCCATCTAAGCGCAATCAGCGAGCTGTGGACGACGACCTATGGTCGCGCCCTGAGCGTCAAACTGGGTCTGTTCGGTTTGTTGCTGGCCGTGGGTGGCTTCAACCGCTGGTGGCTGCATCCGCGTTTGGCACGCGGACCCGAGGCCGCCGGCCTGCGGACCCTGCGGCGCAGCGTCGGGTTCGAAATCGGCCTAAGCGTGGTGCTGCTGGCAACGGTCGGCCTGCTGACCGCCAGCCCGCCACCGGAAACGTCGGTCGCGCAGGCCGAGGGCCTGACACAACGCACGCGCGCGGGGAATACCTACCTGGTGCTGCAGATCGTGCGCAACGACACCGCCGGCGATATCTACGCCCTGACGGCCTATGGTCTGCCGCCCGGGGTAGAACCCGAAGCGGTGATTCGCGCCAGCATGCCCGCGCACAGCGAAGAGATCACCGAGCTGCAGCTCGCGCGGGTCGAGCCCAACCGCTGGGGGGCGCGCGGCGCGCTGCTGACCATGCCCGGCCAGTGGCACCTGGAAACGATTCTGCGCGCGCGTGGCATGGACGATGTGCGCCACACCTTCATCATCGACACCTCGCTGGCGCCGAGCAGCACTACCCCGTCTGCCGGCGCACCACTCTGGGCGGTCCTGCTCACCCTAGCGCTGATGCTGACCGCGCTGAGCCAGCTCCCGATCGCGCGACGCTGGCAGGGCCGCTTCCAGAGCAGCGCACTGCTGATGGTCGCGCTAGCGTTTGGCGCGGCAACCGTGCCCTACTATCTGACGCGCGCTGCCGAACGCACCAATCCGCTCAGCCCCACGCCCGAGGTGCTGGCTGCCGGCAAGGCGATCTACGAGCGTTCGTGCGCCAGTTGCCACGGCTTGAGCGGACGCGGTGATGGACCGGCAGCCGCCACCTTGCCCGGCCTGCCCGCCGATTTCACCATCCCGCACTTCGCCACCCACACCGATGCGCAGGTCTTTGAGTGGATCAAAAACGGTAAACCCGGCACGGCAATGCCCGCTTTTGGCGATCAGCTCAGCGAAGAAGAGATCTGGCAGGTGATCACCTACCTGCGCGAGCTCTACCGACAGGCCCAACCATAG
- the hrcA gene encoding heat-inducible transcriptional repressor HrcA, giving the protein MRYELTERRQLILKLVIQEYIESPARPVASETLQRKYNLQYSSATIRNELAALEELGLLTHLHTSAGRIPTDAGYRYFVENLMERQALSPQEQRTIQHQFYQVRGELEQWIHLAAAVLARIAHNAAVVMPPRSLEVRFKHLELIAIYETVILLVLVLHDGTIKQQTLTSEQPYSQDELSQVAQRFNQQLHNAGLAEVERLERTDWEPPLSAFEQTVLELIARAMRQLEGQINERLYHDGLLEMLQQPEFSQPERIRQAIAILEEGKGINPLIPQALSSNGVQVVIGGEHVEDAMREYSVVLARYGRGRDLAGVVGIFGPTRMPYPRSISSVRYISSVMSDLLAELYGQRPDA; this is encoded by the coding sequence ATGCGCTACGAGCTGACCGAACGCCGTCAACTGATTCTCAAGCTGGTGATCCAGGAGTACATCGAGTCGCCGGCGCGGCCGGTAGCCTCCGAGACGTTGCAGCGCAAGTACAACCTCCAGTACAGCTCGGCGACGATCCGCAACGAGCTGGCCGCGCTGGAGGAGCTTGGGTTGTTAACGCATCTGCATACCTCAGCCGGGCGCATCCCGACCGACGCCGGGTACCGTTATTTTGTCGAAAACCTGATGGAGCGCCAGGCACTCTCGCCGCAGGAACAGCGCACAATCCAGCACCAGTTCTACCAGGTGCGCGGCGAGCTGGAGCAATGGATCCACCTGGCAGCTGCCGTGCTGGCGCGCATCGCCCACAACGCGGCGGTGGTCATGCCGCCGCGATCGCTCGAGGTGCGCTTCAAGCACCTGGAGCTGATCGCGATCTACGAAACGGTGATCCTGCTGGTGCTGGTGTTGCACGACGGCACGATCAAGCAGCAGACGCTCACCAGCGAGCAGCCCTACAGCCAGGATGAGCTCAGTCAGGTCGCGCAGCGCTTCAATCAGCAGTTGCATAACGCCGGCCTGGCCGAGGTGGAGCGCCTGGAGCGCACGGACTGGGAACCGCCGCTGAGCGCCTTCGAACAAACGGTGTTGGAGCTGATCGCGCGCGCCATGCGCCAGCTTGAAGGGCAGATCAACGAACGGCTGTACCACGACGGCCTGCTGGAGATGTTGCAGCAGCCCGAATTCTCGCAGCCGGAGCGCATCCGCCAGGCGATCGCCATTCTGGAGGAGGGCAAGGGCATCAACCCGTTGATCCCGCAGGCGCTGAGCAGCAACGGCGTGCAGGTCGTCATCGGCGGCGAGCACGTCGAAGATGCCATGCGTGAATATAGCGTAGTCTTGGCGCGCTACGGGCGTGGCCGCGACCTGGCGGGCGTGGTCGGGATCTTCGGCCCGACACGCATGCCCTACCCGCGCTCGATCTCCAGCGTGCGGTATATTTCATCGGTCATGAGCGATCTGCTGGCCGAGCTGTACGGCCAGCGTCCCGATGCATGA
- the rlmB gene encoding 23S rRNA (guanosine(2251)-2'-O)-methyltransferase RlmB has protein sequence MPRTKPAPSRPSTPQRSHELLYGRNAVREALRARRRRIRRLLIAEGVREGGPITELLALARTAGVRVERVPRQQLDQRTEGANHQGVALETGPYPYADVEEMLALAQQRGDDALLLVLDHLQDPQNVGTLLRTAEAVGAHGVILPARRTAGITPAVVNASAGAVEHLLIAEVPNLAQVIERLKQRQIWIAALEDDPRAQDLDAQRADLPLALIVGAEGPGVSRLLRERSDFVLRLPMAGQIASLNAAVAGSIALYLLWRRRQQAR, from the coding sequence ATGCCGCGCACGAAGCCTGCCCCCAGCCGACCATCCACGCCGCAGCGCAGCCACGAGCTGTTGTATGGCCGCAACGCCGTGCGCGAGGCGCTGCGCGCGCGTCGGCGCCGCATCAGGCGCCTGCTGATCGCCGAGGGCGTGCGCGAGGGCGGGCCGATCACCGAGCTGCTGGCGCTGGCGCGCACCGCCGGCGTACGCGTCGAACGCGTGCCGCGCCAGCAGCTCGACCAGCGCACCGAGGGCGCCAACCATCAGGGCGTGGCGCTGGAGACCGGCCCGTATCCCTACGCCGATGTAGAGGAGATGCTGGCCCTGGCCCAGCAGCGCGGCGATGATGCACTGCTGCTGGTGCTGGATCACCTGCAGGATCCCCAGAACGTCGGCACGCTGCTGCGCACCGCCGAAGCCGTGGGCGCGCATGGTGTGATCCTGCCCGCACGGCGCACCGCCGGCATCACGCCCGCGGTGGTCAACGCCTCCGCCGGTGCGGTTGAGCATCTGCTGATCGCCGAAGTGCCCAACCTGGCACAGGTTATCGAGCGCCTCAAGCAGCGCCAGATCTGGATCGCTGCCCTGGAAGACGATCCACGCGCCCAGGATCTCGACGCGCAACGCGCCGATCTGCCGCTGGCGCTGATTGTAGGCGCTGAAGGCCCCGGCGTGAGCCGCCTGCTGCGCGAACGGAGCGACTTTGTGTTGCGCCTGCCGATGGCCGGACAGATCGCCTCGCTCAACGCCGCGGTTGCCGGCTCGATCGCCCTGTATCTGCTCTGGCGTCGCCGCCAGCAGGCGCGCTAG
- a CDS encoding DoxX family membrane protein: MARETIVNQRGEVMVPDPPFARVLFSTTRFAWLWLIVRLYLGWVWLAAGWEKLSSGTWSGGEPLRAFWERAVQVPAQGRPPVAYGWYRAFLQFMLEQGWYTWFADLVMWGQLLVGIALILGAFTGIAAFFGGFMNWNFIMAGSASSNGLLFALSILLILAWKVAGWYGLDRYLLPLVGTPWTWHATRAAPPSSAAEQRA; the protein is encoded by the coding sequence ATGGCACGCGAAACGATTGTCAATCAGCGCGGCGAGGTGATGGTGCCCGATCCGCCGTTTGCGCGGGTGCTGTTTAGCACGACGCGCTTCGCCTGGCTCTGGCTGATCGTGCGCCTGTATCTCGGTTGGGTCTGGCTGGCGGCGGGCTGGGAAAAGTTGAGCAGCGGGACCTGGAGCGGGGGAGAACCGCTGCGCGCCTTCTGGGAGCGCGCCGTGCAGGTTCCGGCACAGGGTCGTCCGCCGGTCGCTTATGGCTGGTATCGTGCCTTTCTCCAGTTCATGCTGGAGCAGGGCTGGTACACCTGGTTCGCCGATCTGGTGATGTGGGGCCAACTGCTGGTTGGTATCGCGTTGATTCTGGGCGCGTTTACCGGTATTGCGGCCTTCTTCGGCGGCTTCATGAACTGGAACTTCATCATGGCGGGTAGTGCCAGCAGCAACGGGCTGCTGTTTGCGCTGTCGATTTTGCTGATCCTGGCATGGAAGGTAGCCGGCTGGTATGGCCTGGACCGCTACCTGCTGCCGCTGGTAGGCACGCCCTGGACCTGGCATGCCACGCGCGCGGCGCCCCCCAGCAGTGCGGCGGAACAGCGCGCCTGA